The Pseudomonas sp. SCA2728.1_7 DNA segment AGTTCTCGTGGCGACAGGTGTGGCTGGCGTGGTTTGAGAGACTCACGCGGCAGCGTCCGGGCAAATAGTTCACTCAAGTGGCTGGTGGCGTAGAACATATAACCAAAATGTTCATACAGCTCCAGAGGACTGATCGGGCAGTGCCTGCGCGCCAGGCTGATGATGCTGCACAAGCCGCTTGGCTCATGATGGAACGCCTGTGACCAGCCATGTTGCAGACCGTGATGCTGTAATCCTTCCCAGTAAGGGAGGGCATCTGCGAATACCGATTCGCACCAGACAATAGGCGTCATTGAATGATTGCAGTGTGCTATCAGTGGGTCAACTTTACTGTAGTTGTTTTTCTCGTATTGTGAATTCCATTCGTCAGGGTAGTTGTTGATTTGCAAGGGTTTAAGCGGTATGTCGCGATGAAGTGAAACAACCGAAATTGCGCAAAAGTTGAAGCCGAGATTTTCCGCGAATTGCAACAATATCGGATAAGCAGTCTCTACTCCTTTGGCAAAAGTCAGTCTTTTTAACTGTGACTCCTTCCACGTTTCCATCTTGAACACTCCATAGACGTTGCGGGGCACCGAATGGATCCAAAGGATCCGGCACGCAACGAAGTGTAGGATGTTTCTTACAATGGGCTTTAAATTTTTTCGAGATTGCAGATAGCGAAATATCCATAAAGCGTTCTTAGGGTGGACGATGTTTATATTTATATTGTCATCTGATAAATACTGCCGGATTGATTAAGTGTTCGAATGCCATTACCAATTATCGGTGTTTAGACCAGTTAATTTGCGCGACACTGACGGCAATCGTTCAATGGAGTACCCCATGACCGCCAGCGCAGAGCAATACACCACGCAGACGTTACTCGATGTCCAACCCCTGACCCCGAGCCTGTTTACCTTGCGCACCAGCCGGGATGCCGGTTTTCGTTTCCGCGCCGGGCAGTTCGCCAGGCTGGGTGTGAGCAAAGCTGACGGCAGCATTGTCTGGCGGGCTTATTCGATGGTGTCGTCGCCGTTTGACGACTATCTCGAATTCTTTTCCATTGTGGTGCCGGGCGGGGAGTTCACCAGTGAACTGAGTCGGCTGCAGGTCGGCGATACCTTGCTGGTGGATCGCCAGGCGTTCGGCTACCTGACCCTTGATCGCTTCGTCGACGGGCGAGATTTATGGCTGTTGTCCACGGGCACCGGGGTGGCGCCGTTTCTGTCGATTCTGCAGGACTTCGAAGTCTGGGAAAAATTCGAGCGCATCATTCTGGTGTACAGCGTGCGCGAGGCGCGGGAGCTGGCCTATCAGGATTTGATTGCCGGACTCAGGCAGCGCGACTATCTCCGCGAACATGCCCACAAATTGCAGTTCATCGCGACGGTGACACGTGAAACACATCCAGGTGCTCTTCACGGGCGTATCACCACCTTGATCGAAAATGGTGAGCTGGAGCACGCAGCGGGCGTGGAACTGTCGGCTGAGCACTCGCGTGTCATGCTGTGCGGCAATCCGCAGATGATTGATGACACGCGCGCGTTGCTGAAAAAACGCCACATGAGCCTCAGCCTCACCCGCCGGCCTGGCCAGGTGGCGGTGGAAAACTACTGGTAAACAAAAAACGGCGCCTCGAAGGCGCCGTTGTTTCTATCGTGCAAGGTTCAGGGCCGGGTGTTCTGGGCCTTGAGCAAGTCGCGGATCTCGCCCAGCAACTCTTCTTCCTTGGTCGGAACCGGTGGCAGGGTCGGGGCCACGGCTTCTTCGCGCTTGAGGCGGTTGATGGCTTTGACGCCCATGAAGATCGCGAAAGCGACGATCACGAAGTCCAGAATGGTCTGCAGGAACTTGCCGTAGGCCATTACCACCCCAGGTGCAGCGCCATCGGCGGCCTTGAGCGTGATGGCCAGATCACTGAAGTCCACCCCACCGATCAGCAGGCCGATTGGCGGCATGATGACGTCACCGACAAACGACGAAACAATC contains these protein-coding regions:
- the mscL gene encoding large-conductance mechanosensitive channel protein MscL, giving the protein MGVLSEFKAFAVKGNVVDMAVGIIIGAAFGKIVSSFVGDVIMPPIGLLIGGVDFSDLAITLKAADGAAPGVVMAYGKFLQTILDFVIVAFAIFMGVKAINRLKREEAVAPTLPPVPTKEEELLGEIRDLLKAQNTRP
- a CDS encoding autoinducer binding domain-containing protein, whose protein sequence is METWKESQLKRLTFAKGVETAYPILLQFAENLGFNFCAISVVSLHRDIPLKPLQINNYPDEWNSQYEKNNYSKVDPLIAHCNHSMTPIVWCESVFADALPYWEGLQHHGLQHGWSQAFHHEPSGLCSIISLARRHCPISPLELYEHFGYMFYATSHLSELFARTLPRESLKPRQPHLSPRELEVLQLSAAGKTAYEISKILNLSERTVNYHVQNLIVKLGACNKMSAVTKATKAGII
- a CDS encoding ferredoxin--NADP reductase — protein: MTASAEQYTTQTLLDVQPLTPSLFTLRTSRDAGFRFRAGQFARLGVSKADGSIVWRAYSMVSSPFDDYLEFFSIVVPGGEFTSELSRLQVGDTLLVDRQAFGYLTLDRFVDGRDLWLLSTGTGVAPFLSILQDFEVWEKFERIILVYSVREARELAYQDLIAGLRQRDYLREHAHKLQFIATVTRETHPGALHGRITTLIENGELEHAAGVELSAEHSRVMLCGNPQMIDDTRALLKKRHMSLSLTRRPGQVAVENYW